The following are from one region of the Salvia hispanica cultivar TCC Black 2014 chromosome 1, UniMelb_Shisp_WGS_1.0, whole genome shotgun sequence genome:
- the LOC125200974 gene encoding histone deacetylase 19 produces the protein MDTGGNSLPSGADGVKRKVSYFYDPEVGNYYYGQGHPMKPHRMRMTHALLAHYGLLQHMHVLKPNPARDKDLCRFHADDYISFLRSITPETQQEQLRQLKRFNVGEDCPVFDGLYSFCQTYAGGSVGGAVKLNHGHCDIAVNWAGGLHHAKKCEASGFCYVNDIVLAILELLKVHERVLYVDIDIHHGDGVEEAFYTTDRVMTVSFHKFGDYFPGTGDVRDIGYGKGKYYSLNVPLDDGIDDESYQSLFKPIMGKVMEVFKPGAVVLQCGADSLSGDRLGCFNLSIKGHAECVKFMRSFNVPLLLLGGGGYTIRNVARCWCYETGVALGMELDDKMPQHEYYEYFGPDYTLHVAPSNMENKNSRHLLEEIRSKLLENLSSLQHAPSVPFQERPPDSEMPEMEEDRDGEDERYDPDSDMDLDDERKPLPGRAKSEFSEPEPKDMDVVKEDEPNREVDLKCSEPLA, from the exons ATGGATACCGGAGGCAATTCTCTGCCTTCTGGAGCCGATGGGGTCAAACGGAAAGTGAGCTATTTCTACGACCCAGAGGTCGGGAACTATTACTATGGGCAAGGTCACCCGATGAAGCCTCACAGGATGCGCATGACGCACGCGCTTCTCGCACATTATGGATTGTTGCAGCATATGCACGTCCTGAAGCCGAATCCTGCTAGGGACAAAGACCTTTGCAGATTTCATGCTGATGATTATATTTCTTTTCTGAGGAGCATCACACCGGAGACGCAACAGGAGCAGCTCAGGCAGCTGAAGAGGTTTAATGTTGGCGAAGACTGTCCTGTATTTGACGGTCTCTACTCGTTCTGCCAGACTTATGCGGGTGGGTCGGTTGGTGGGGCCGTGAAGCTAAATCATGGACATTGTGATATAGCAGTGAATTGGGCTGGTGGGTTGCATCATGCCAAGAAATGCGAGGCTTCTGGTTTTTGCTATGTGAATGACATTGTGTTGGCTATCTTAGAACTTCTAAAAGTTCATGAG CGTGTTCTGTATGTAGACATTGATATTCACCATGGTGATGGAGTTGAGGAGGCATTTTACACTACAGACAGGGTGATGACTGtttcttttcataaatttggTGATTATTTTCCTGGTACAGGCGATGTACGAGACATTGGATATGGAAAGGGAAAATATTACTCTCTTAATGTTCCCTTGGATGATGGAATTGATGACGAAAGTTATCAGTCTCTGTTTAAGCCAATAATGGGAAAGGTTATGGAGGTTTTTAAACCTGGTGCTGTAGTATTACAATGCGGGGCAGACTCTCTGTCTGGAGATCGGCTAGGATGCTTTAATCTCTCCATCAAAGGTCATGCTGAGTGCGTGAAGTTTATGAGATCATTCAATGTGCCTCTACTGTTGTTGGGTGGTGGCGGCTACACTATACGTAATGTTGCTCGTTGCTGGTGTTATGAG ACAGGTGTAGCACTTGGTATGGAACTTGATGACAAGATGCCACAACATGAGTACTATGAATATTTTGGCCCTGATTATACTCTACATGTTGCTCCAAGTAAcatggaaaataaaaactccCGCCATTTACTGGAAGAGATCAGATCAAAGCTTCTTGAGAATCTCTCGAGCCTTCAGCATGCACCAAGTGTCCCATTTCAGGAGCGGCCACCAGATAGTGAAATGCCAGAG ATGGAAGAAGATCGTGATGGAGAGGACGAGAGATATGACCCCGATTCTGACATGGATCTTGATGATGAACG GAAGCCTCTACCAGGCAGAGCGAAGAGTGAATTTTCTGAACCCGAACCAAAAGATATG GACGTGGTCAAAGAGGATGAGCCGAATAGGGAAGTTGACCTGAAATGCTCTGAGCCTCTTGCCTAA
- the LOC125201641 gene encoding uncharacterized protein KIAA0930 homolog isoform X1: protein MFDDKSLTLPRHELLSIIRKHSKSIGKTTLDEEVAQDDLEMDPSFWHNIIDSYFVRSRESRGREDDDLLFFVRKMNSESQKHNGDVEGNSPYFVRRWAPELDELVGGSSIYIDWRRSFYLNLIAHTSFNVTVAICSHQVIRQYQQGETLSPIYKVVKTVYASPSRINFHLDSRKEVETTPAYPDICFAVDDFDSTFDSVVLTDPDHCYCVLLNAHDGAAFPIERKTEQANSEVSSPENVTSHGKTKNSKITLFSGFVSYQMVREAYDAGRSGFGSLLSLGHSSARTDRIFMKGPGGRGEVEVAVSGILDQSKVDLGPQSPIQISKKGLGLGTIVRKAASVASTAAKQAYAAASSSPNLDGEMLPLKCCLMSISLPWENIVHDLLFKGSPAVNL, encoded by the exons ATGTTCGATGATAAATCGCTAACCCTTCCTCG GCACGAGCTGTTGAGCATTATTAGAAAGCACTCAAAGTCTATAGGAAAAACCACATTAGATGAGGAGGTGGCACAAGATGATTTGGAAATGGACCCTAGCTTCTGGCATAACATCATTGACTCGTATTTTGTTCGCAGTAGAGAGTCCAGGGGGCGTGAGGATGATGATCTTCTATTCTTTGTTAGAAAAATG AATTCGGAGTCGCAAAAACACAATGGTGATGTAGAAGGCAACTCTCCTTACTTTGTACGCAGGTGGGCACCTGAG TTGGATGAATTAGTTGGTGGGAgttcaatatatatagattgGAGGCGTTCTTTTTATCTGAATTTGATTGCTCATACCTCCTTCAATGTGACTGTAGCAATTTGCAG tCATCAGGTCATTCGGCAATATCAACAGGGCGAAACTTTGTCTCCTATCTATAAG GTTGTGAAGACTGTATATGCATCTCCGAGTcgtattaattttcatttggaTTCAAGAAAG GAAGTAGAAACAACACCTGCATATCCAGATATATGTTTTGCAGTAGATGATTTTGATTCCACTTTTGATTCAGTG GTCTTGACTGATCCAGATCACTGTTATTGTGTGTTGCTAAATGCTCATGACGGGGCAGCATTTCCAATTGaaagaaaaacagagcaagctAATTCAGAGGTTTCTTCACCTGAGAACGTTACAAGTCATGGCAAGACAAAGAACTCCAAG ATCACCCTTTTCTCAGGTTTTGTCAGCTACCAAATGGTTCGAGAGGCATATGATG CTGGCAGGTCCGGGTTTGGGAGCCTTCTGTCTCTTGGTCATTCCTCTGCCAGAACTGACAGGATATTCATGAAAGGTCCAGGAGGGCGTGGTGAAGTCGAAGTAGCCGTCTCTGGAATCCTAG ATCAGAGCAAGGTGGATTTAGGTCCTCAATCACCGATTCAGATATCTAAAAAGGGTCTTGGTTTAGGAACTATTGTACGCAAAGCAGCATCCGTGGCATCAACAGCAGCAAAGCAGGCTTATGCTGCAGCCTCGTCCTCTCCCAACTTGGATGGCGAGATGTTACCCCTCAAGTGCTGTTTAATGTCCATCTCATTGCCATGGGAGAATATTGTTCATGATCTCCTATTCAAG GGGAGTCCGGCTGTCAACTTGTAG
- the LOC125201641 gene encoding uncharacterized protein KIAA0930 homolog isoform X2, whose translation MQLVTAIIVDEALHVDCSEIEWNLILPQNFLDINGVKISASDRESRGREDDDLLFFVRKMNSESQKHNGDVEGNSPYFVRRWAPELDELVGGSSIYIDWRRSFYLNLIAHTSFNVTVAICSHQVIRQYQQGETLSPIYKVVKTVYASPSRINFHLDSRKEVETTPAYPDICFAVDDFDSTFDSVVLTDPDHCYCVLLNAHDGAAFPIERKTEQANSEVSSPENVTSHGKTKNSKITLFSGFVSYQMVREAYDAGRSGFGSLLSLGHSSARTDRIFMKGPGGRGEVEVAVSGILDQSKVDLGPQSPIQISKKGLGLGTIVRKAASVASTAAKQAYAAASSSPNLDGEMLPLKCCLMSISLPWENIVHDLLFKGSPAVNL comes from the exons ATGCAACTGGTGACTGCAATTATTGTAGACGAAGCATTACACGTGGATTGCAGTGAAATCGAGTGGAATTTGATTTTGCCTCAGAATTTCCTAGATATAAACGGAGTCAAAATCAGTGCTTCAGA TAGAGAGTCCAGGGGGCGTGAGGATGATGATCTTCTATTCTTTGTTAGAAAAATG AATTCGGAGTCGCAAAAACACAATGGTGATGTAGAAGGCAACTCTCCTTACTTTGTACGCAGGTGGGCACCTGAG TTGGATGAATTAGTTGGTGGGAgttcaatatatatagattgGAGGCGTTCTTTTTATCTGAATTTGATTGCTCATACCTCCTTCAATGTGACTGTAGCAATTTGCAG tCATCAGGTCATTCGGCAATATCAACAGGGCGAAACTTTGTCTCCTATCTATAAG GTTGTGAAGACTGTATATGCATCTCCGAGTcgtattaattttcatttggaTTCAAGAAAG GAAGTAGAAACAACACCTGCATATCCAGATATATGTTTTGCAGTAGATGATTTTGATTCCACTTTTGATTCAGTG GTCTTGACTGATCCAGATCACTGTTATTGTGTGTTGCTAAATGCTCATGACGGGGCAGCATTTCCAATTGaaagaaaaacagagcaagctAATTCAGAGGTTTCTTCACCTGAGAACGTTACAAGTCATGGCAAGACAAAGAACTCCAAG ATCACCCTTTTCTCAGGTTTTGTCAGCTACCAAATGGTTCGAGAGGCATATGATG CTGGCAGGTCCGGGTTTGGGAGCCTTCTGTCTCTTGGTCATTCCTCTGCCAGAACTGACAGGATATTCATGAAAGGTCCAGGAGGGCGTGGTGAAGTCGAAGTAGCCGTCTCTGGAATCCTAG ATCAGAGCAAGGTGGATTTAGGTCCTCAATCACCGATTCAGATATCTAAAAAGGGTCTTGGTTTAGGAACTATTGTACGCAAAGCAGCATCCGTGGCATCAACAGCAGCAAAGCAGGCTTATGCTGCAGCCTCGTCCTCTCCCAACTTGGATGGCGAGATGTTACCCCTCAAGTGCTGTTTAATGTCCATCTCATTGCCATGGGAGAATATTGTTCATGATCTCCTATTCAAG GGGAGTCCGGCTGTCAACTTGTAG
- the LOC125201641 gene encoding uncharacterized protein KIAA0930 homolog isoform X3, producing MFDDKSLTLPRHELLSIIRKHSKSIGKTTLDEEVAQDDLEMDPSFWHNIIDSYFVRSRESRGREDDDLLFFVRKMNSESQKHNGDVEGNSPYFVRRWAPELDELVGGSSIYIDWRRSFYLNLIAHTSFNVTVAICSHQVIRQYQQGETLSPIYKVVKTVYASPSRINFHLDSRKEVETTPAYPDICFAVDDFDSTFDSVVLTDPDHCYCVLLNAHDGAAFPIERKTEQANSEVSSPENVTSHGKTKNSKITLFSGFVSYQMVREAYDAGRSGFGSLLSLGHSSARTDRIFMKGPGGRGEVEVAVSGILGTIVRKAASVASTAAKQAYAAASSSPNLDGEMLPLKCCLMSISLPWENIVHDLLFKGSPAVNL from the exons ATGTTCGATGATAAATCGCTAACCCTTCCTCG GCACGAGCTGTTGAGCATTATTAGAAAGCACTCAAAGTCTATAGGAAAAACCACATTAGATGAGGAGGTGGCACAAGATGATTTGGAAATGGACCCTAGCTTCTGGCATAACATCATTGACTCGTATTTTGTTCGCAGTAGAGAGTCCAGGGGGCGTGAGGATGATGATCTTCTATTCTTTGTTAGAAAAATG AATTCGGAGTCGCAAAAACACAATGGTGATGTAGAAGGCAACTCTCCTTACTTTGTACGCAGGTGGGCACCTGAG TTGGATGAATTAGTTGGTGGGAgttcaatatatatagattgGAGGCGTTCTTTTTATCTGAATTTGATTGCTCATACCTCCTTCAATGTGACTGTAGCAATTTGCAG tCATCAGGTCATTCGGCAATATCAACAGGGCGAAACTTTGTCTCCTATCTATAAG GTTGTGAAGACTGTATATGCATCTCCGAGTcgtattaattttcatttggaTTCAAGAAAG GAAGTAGAAACAACACCTGCATATCCAGATATATGTTTTGCAGTAGATGATTTTGATTCCACTTTTGATTCAGTG GTCTTGACTGATCCAGATCACTGTTATTGTGTGTTGCTAAATGCTCATGACGGGGCAGCATTTCCAATTGaaagaaaaacagagcaagctAATTCAGAGGTTTCTTCACCTGAGAACGTTACAAGTCATGGCAAGACAAAGAACTCCAAG ATCACCCTTTTCTCAGGTTTTGTCAGCTACCAAATGGTTCGAGAGGCATATGATG CTGGCAGGTCCGGGTTTGGGAGCCTTCTGTCTCTTGGTCATTCCTCTGCCAGAACTGACAGGATATTCATGAAAGGTCCAGGAGGGCGTGGTGAAGTCGAAGTAGCCGTCTCTGGAATCCTAG GAACTATTGTACGCAAAGCAGCATCCGTGGCATCAACAGCAGCAAAGCAGGCTTATGCTGCAGCCTCGTCCTCTCCCAACTTGGATGGCGAGATGTTACCCCTCAAGTGCTGTTTAATGTCCATCTCATTGCCATGGGAGAATATTGTTCATGATCTCCTATTCAAG GGGAGTCCGGCTGTCAACTTGTAG
- the LOC125201641 gene encoding uncharacterized protein KIAA0930 homolog isoform X5, producing the protein MRSRESRGREDDDLLFFVRKMNSESQKHNGDVEGNSPYFVRRWAPELDELVGGSSIYIDWRRSFYLNLIAHTSFNVTVAICSHQVIRQYQQGETLSPIYKVVKTVYASPSRINFHLDSRKEVETTPAYPDICFAVDDFDSTFDSVVLTDPDHCYCVLLNAHDGAAFPIERKTEQANSEVSSPENVTSHGKTKNSKITLFSGFVSYQMVREAYDAGRSGFGSLLSLGHSSARTDRIFMKGPGGRGEVEVAVSGILDQSKVDLGPQSPIQISKKGLGLGTIVRKAASVASTAAKQAYAAASSSPNLDGEMLPLKCCLMSISLPWENIVHDLLFKGSPAVNL; encoded by the exons ATGAGGAG TAGAGAGTCCAGGGGGCGTGAGGATGATGATCTTCTATTCTTTGTTAGAAAAATG AATTCGGAGTCGCAAAAACACAATGGTGATGTAGAAGGCAACTCTCCTTACTTTGTACGCAGGTGGGCACCTGAG TTGGATGAATTAGTTGGTGGGAgttcaatatatatagattgGAGGCGTTCTTTTTATCTGAATTTGATTGCTCATACCTCCTTCAATGTGACTGTAGCAATTTGCAG tCATCAGGTCATTCGGCAATATCAACAGGGCGAAACTTTGTCTCCTATCTATAAG GTTGTGAAGACTGTATATGCATCTCCGAGTcgtattaattttcatttggaTTCAAGAAAG GAAGTAGAAACAACACCTGCATATCCAGATATATGTTTTGCAGTAGATGATTTTGATTCCACTTTTGATTCAGTG GTCTTGACTGATCCAGATCACTGTTATTGTGTGTTGCTAAATGCTCATGACGGGGCAGCATTTCCAATTGaaagaaaaacagagcaagctAATTCAGAGGTTTCTTCACCTGAGAACGTTACAAGTCATGGCAAGACAAAGAACTCCAAG ATCACCCTTTTCTCAGGTTTTGTCAGCTACCAAATGGTTCGAGAGGCATATGATG CTGGCAGGTCCGGGTTTGGGAGCCTTCTGTCTCTTGGTCATTCCTCTGCCAGAACTGACAGGATATTCATGAAAGGTCCAGGAGGGCGTGGTGAAGTCGAAGTAGCCGTCTCTGGAATCCTAG ATCAGAGCAAGGTGGATTTAGGTCCTCAATCACCGATTCAGATATCTAAAAAGGGTCTTGGTTTAGGAACTATTGTACGCAAAGCAGCATCCGTGGCATCAACAGCAGCAAAGCAGGCTTATGCTGCAGCCTCGTCCTCTCCCAACTTGGATGGCGAGATGTTACCCCTCAAGTGCTGTTTAATGTCCATCTCATTGCCATGGGAGAATATTGTTCATGATCTCCTATTCAAG GGGAGTCCGGCTGTCAACTTGTAG
- the LOC125201641 gene encoding uncharacterized protein KIAA0930 homolog isoform X4, translated as MDPSFWHNIIDSYFVRSRESRGREDDDLLFFVRKMNSESQKHNGDVEGNSPYFVRRWAPELDELVGGSSIYIDWRRSFYLNLIAHTSFNVTVAICSHQVIRQYQQGETLSPIYKVVKTVYASPSRINFHLDSRKEVETTPAYPDICFAVDDFDSTFDSVVLTDPDHCYCVLLNAHDGAAFPIERKTEQANSEVSSPENVTSHGKTKNSKITLFSGFVSYQMVREAYDAGRSGFGSLLSLGHSSARTDRIFMKGPGGRGEVEVAVSGILDQSKVDLGPQSPIQISKKGLGLGTIVRKAASVASTAAKQAYAAASSSPNLDGEMLPLKCCLMSISLPWENIVHDLLFKGSPAVNL; from the exons ATGGACCCTAGCTTCTGGCATAACATCATTGACTCGTATTTTGTTCGCAGTAGAGAGTCCAGGGGGCGTGAGGATGATGATCTTCTATTCTTTGTTAGAAAAATG AATTCGGAGTCGCAAAAACACAATGGTGATGTAGAAGGCAACTCTCCTTACTTTGTACGCAGGTGGGCACCTGAG TTGGATGAATTAGTTGGTGGGAgttcaatatatatagattgGAGGCGTTCTTTTTATCTGAATTTGATTGCTCATACCTCCTTCAATGTGACTGTAGCAATTTGCAG tCATCAGGTCATTCGGCAATATCAACAGGGCGAAACTTTGTCTCCTATCTATAAG GTTGTGAAGACTGTATATGCATCTCCGAGTcgtattaattttcatttggaTTCAAGAAAG GAAGTAGAAACAACACCTGCATATCCAGATATATGTTTTGCAGTAGATGATTTTGATTCCACTTTTGATTCAGTG GTCTTGACTGATCCAGATCACTGTTATTGTGTGTTGCTAAATGCTCATGACGGGGCAGCATTTCCAATTGaaagaaaaacagagcaagctAATTCAGAGGTTTCTTCACCTGAGAACGTTACAAGTCATGGCAAGACAAAGAACTCCAAG ATCACCCTTTTCTCAGGTTTTGTCAGCTACCAAATGGTTCGAGAGGCATATGATG CTGGCAGGTCCGGGTTTGGGAGCCTTCTGTCTCTTGGTCATTCCTCTGCCAGAACTGACAGGATATTCATGAAAGGTCCAGGAGGGCGTGGTGAAGTCGAAGTAGCCGTCTCTGGAATCCTAG ATCAGAGCAAGGTGGATTTAGGTCCTCAATCACCGATTCAGATATCTAAAAAGGGTCTTGGTTTAGGAACTATTGTACGCAAAGCAGCATCCGTGGCATCAACAGCAGCAAAGCAGGCTTATGCTGCAGCCTCGTCCTCTCCCAACTTGGATGGCGAGATGTTACCCCTCAAGTGCTGTTTAATGTCCATCTCATTGCCATGGGAGAATATTGTTCATGATCTCCTATTCAAG GGGAGTCCGGCTGTCAACTTGTAG